The Labrus bergylta chromosome 14, fLabBer1.1, whole genome shotgun sequence region CAGTATGCCATAGCAAAGAGAGCCTGCATGGAACTATGGAGCCACTTTACTTACCTCGACCCTGAGTCCCACAGCTCACAGGACAGACTTGCTGCCACAGGGTGAGGAGGGAAACATTCAGACATCACCATAGTTGAAGTAAAGACTTTTTTATGCCTTGCATTTCCTAATCGTCTTTTCTCACTATCTCTATTTACCATGCTGAAGGCTGTGTGTCCAGACCCTGCATTGCTCCTCTCCTCAACTGGTTCAGTTGTTCCTCATGTCAATCTTCATTGAGACAGAGATCAATATTCAGCAGGGATCACTCTACAGTGAATCACTCAGTCATAATGGACCCTTTATCTGGGAAAAGGTACTATTTGCTCTAAGTACAGGATGTATGTATTTTTAAGAGGAGGTGACTGGAACATAAAGACAGTAGGGCCAAAcagtgtagttttttttaaattattattattattacctaTATTATAGCATTCTCTTTGTGAAAATGGTtcctttttggtgttttttttggtttttttactGAGCCTCCGAGGGCTttgtgcaacacaacaaaactcctgttttaaaaagtttcacTGGGCAGAAAAATGACCGAGGCAGCCGATAACATACCTGGGCGGCCGTAAATAAACCCGGTCGGCCCACCTAGGTGGGAGACAAAGAGCACCACATGTTCCTGTGTCTCTGCGGCCCCCCAAGGGAGTGAACCCCAAACTTTGAGAAGTCATATAGCGATGACAATTTTTTCTACACCGGTAGTTTAGGCGGAGGGTGTGTGTTGTTAAGGCAGGAAACACTGTATTTATGTTAACCAAGGTTAAATAATTTGAGTTAACATGAATCATGAAtgatttgtgcatgtgtgtctatgtaGGAAGCCAGACTGGCAGAATGTGAGCGAATGCTGGTGGCCACAGATGTTGCATTGTGGTTAAATGATGGCGATGCTGCTGTGCAAGCTGTGGTTGGCTGTTATGGCCTCTTGGCACCTCTTATCTTTCATCAGATCAAGTGTAACCATGTAGTAGAGGTAATCAAAACTGTTTCAAAACTTTGAAATCTTAATAACCTGCCTGAGAATGGCTTGCTAATAGCATAATTCATACTACAAATaattgttaatgtatttttactCCTGATTCTGctcaatctgtttttttacatacagGTGCTCAAAAAATGCTTGATTGTTTTGGAGGAGAATTCAGGTGTTCTTAAACATAAAAGGACAGGCAACACCGCAGAGTCATTCATGCGCATGATAGCCTGCATTACCTACTACCTGTCGAAGGTATgtcttgatgtttttatattcagcTTCACTGCTTCTGTGGCAGTATAAATTTCCTTGATCTTAAGTGTGAGAGACCCACATCTTTGAAATGACTACTAAATGCAATCTTGCCATTAGCTTGCTTCTCGAAATTTGTGTTCAAGACATAATCAGTCAACATTACACTTACCTCATGTTAAATTATTATCTCCTGCAAGAAATACCTTAATatgtttaaatgtcatttttcatacatttacattataCATGTATTgtaccaatgttttttttttaagttttagtAAGCACACTCATCCACATCATCTTTCAATTCCACAatatccaaaaagaaaaaataatttgtcaTCCATTATTCTTCCTGGCCAGACATACCGTGTGCTCCAGGATCCCCAGATGGCTACTGTGATGATGGATTGTGGTCGAAGGCTTCTCCAAGAGGTCTATGATTCCCAGATGCAGAACACCAGATTCACAAATGAGGCTGTGGGTATGAGAAACACTGGAAAGGTGAAGCTTTCTTTAATTAGAAATGTTGTTTCATTTCTAATTCTTTCTGGGAATtaagtctgtttttgtgtttgtagtcTAAAACACATGGTCGAACAATCAATGGTGATAGGATAAGTTTTCAGCTGAAGGCACTGCATTTAAAGAGCAAGGAAAGCACCTCACCTGAAGCAGCTGTTTCTGCAGACaatggtaaaataaaatgttttaggaTGAGTTATCACACTGTGTCAAACATAATACATATTTGGATAGTACACAGAGATTTGATTGGCTTCTCTTGTCTTTTTACCATAGAAATGTCATGCCCAATGAGTAGCAGTGAAGATCCCACCATATTGTATGATCTAATCTCTAACAGTCCATTAAAGGATGCCTACCAAGAGTGTAAGTAGGACACGTTCCTATATTTTTTCCAAACATACTTAATAATAACTCATTATCATTGGCttctatgttttgtgtatgCATTCTTGATAGTGATGAAGCTCAAACGCAAGGCATATTTTACTGAGTTTGCAGCAATTCTTCTCCAGAGAACCATGGAGGAAGGCAACCCCGACCTTGTGCTAAAGTGGGGGCAAAATATACTTGAATTTCTTTCCAGGTGAGTTTTCACTGTGTACCACTTTGcatatgaaaaaataataatttgggtgctggtggcgcagtggttagtgtgtgcgccccatgtatggaggctttacCGGTTCAAATCCTGGTGCGGatcaaatctggaagttggcctggtagctggagaggtgccagatcacttcctgcgcactgccgaggtgcccttgagcaaggcaccaaacctccccccaccaccagctcaggagcacctgctgtgggcagctccctcactctgacatctctccattagtgcatgtccataggatcctgtttgtacTATATGtaagcctatgtgtgtgttgcatgactcattaacagagtgtaaaaacagaatttccccttgcagggatcaataaagtaaatcttcttcttcttcttctttgctccTCGAAGCGGGTGGCTCAGGTTCAAAttccacctgtggctcctttcccgcgtgTCATTCCTgactccctccctgatttctgaatctatccactgtcctgtctctcaattaaaggcacagaaagcccaaaaataaatcttacaaaaataataataattctaaaACCAAAGATTTGCAGCTTTCACTTTTATATTCAAATAGTTACTTCCACAGTCAAAATGGCAAGCTATGCATACCAGTTAATGTTGAGTTCAACTCATACTCTACTTTAATATAATGCATCTGTTTTGCCAATGCAAATTAACACTATGTAAATGCTTCTCTCTTTGTCAGGCGTGACAAGGTGCTGGGACTGTCCAAAAAATATTTAGAGGGAAACAGCCAAAGTAACAAAAGAGGCAGTGCTCAGGCTGCAAAAGGAAATGAATCGCCCCAGGTaaaaacacacgcacgcacgcgcacacacacacacacacacacacacacacacacacacacacacacacacacacacacactgtatactGGTACACATACAGGTTTTATTTGAATACTGTAAAACCAACAAAAATAGTGCAAAAAGTTATCTCCAGAAACAGATAAAGTAGTAGCAGCTGCTACCAACTATGTAGCAGAATTATTTAGACATTCCTTGGGGCTGGTTCATAATTTGATTGCCTTTTGTATACTAGAgaccaaaaatatttttcctcTATCTACATAAGTAAGTAATGGTAAGTTTCCCAAAATCCATTTATGGGAACTTGGACTTAAAAGGAAATGCATTAAAAACTACAGATAATGTAAATCTACTATTTAATTGTTGTAAAATTTATTAGATAAAATATATGCACTGTCCTTTGCCTTatctgaaaaaatatataaatactgtTTCTCCCTTTAAAGCAGAACAAGATTACAACTTCTCACACTGacccaaaaaataaattgaagcAGAAAATTCCAAAGGATATAGTGCAGAGAATAAGAACTAACAGGTACAGTACTGTATGTGCAGTGTTACTTTCTGGatgtctttgtttgtctgtgtgtgtttttagaacGTTATGTGCACTTAACTTGTGTCTAGGGAGATGCAGATCGTGGAGAACCTTCTGACCATGATGTCATCTGTGGTGAAACGCAGCAAGAAGCAACTTCAGCTGAGGAGCATGTGctgtgaggagagagtgtggaGGGCTCATCTCAATTACTGCTTGGCTCAAGCTCATTTAGCGCTTCTTTACCAGAGCCTGGACAAGCTGCATGGAGAAGCGCTGCAGCACAGGTTCACTCAAACAAATACAGCAAATTTACTTAAACTTTTCTGTGTTATTCTGGTAACTATTGATCATTTATATATTACTTCACAAGGGCTACTACAATAACATATCATAAATTATGTTATATTGCTTATTGGCCCTGAGCATGTAGCTTACACTTTAGTGATAGTTTTGTTATTGGTATTATTGCTACAAAAAGTGTTAAAATATTTAGCATCTACATAAACTAAATATTCATTCACATGTATGCCTATTACAAGATGTGCTGCATGTGCTTTATTTCAGGTACAGCTACTTAAATCCATTGAGCTTCTCTCTGGCCTACTCTGGTGTCCTGATGCCCAGGAACTCACAGCAACAGCAGTCTCCCAAACATGAGGATGTCTCAGAGAAAGACCCCTCTCATTCTGTTCTCAGGCACTATGTGGCTGTACACAAAGACAAGAGCAAAGACAAAGGTGAAAAAAATTGCACACTCTTTGAGATAGAATGGATGAAAAATTATCAtcttgtatgtgtttgtgacttttcTCAACCTTTTCTTCTAGCAGTGAGAGTTGATGGCTCTATCACAGAGGAGAGCTGTGAGGATGGAGAGGACTCTTCTTTTACTGTAGAACAGCAGATTGACATCAACAGACTTGCAGCCACCTTGCTGTTGGACTCTCTAAACAAAACTGCTTTACATCTACAAAGATCCATGGTACAGTACGATTACACACAGATAAAGAAATGCTGTGATCACAtgtgatcatagactgtaaatccAGCCTTTGGTTACTTATAGAATATTTTACATCTTACAtctattttatttcattgataTACTGTACTGCTGTATTTTACATCTCTCTTTGTATTATTTTTCCAGGTATTGGCCCATCGTGGCAGCCACTGGACCTACCTGCAGtatgtgtgtcagagtgtgtgggACCAAAGTTGTAGAATCAGTGACTTAATGCAGAAAGCTGCACAGCTTGAACCTCCCTCCACTGTCACAGCAGACCAGCTGAATACCACATTTACTCCACTACTGGTGCTATCTACTGATCTCATCATTGACATGCTGAATAGACTTGGGGTGAAGTAACACTCagctatacacacacatttaaaaagtcataaaaTAATTATCCCTTTTTAAAGGATAAAATAAGGTTTCAACGTCTAATGTAATATGTAGGCTGCCAATTATTGCTACGGTCACCACAGTCAGTAAATTGTcatctgaacaaaaaaaattaacacCATCAAAGGGAAAATGACAAACCATCTGATCACGCTCATCTTTCATCTTCTACATTGTTCTTACCAGCTGTGGAGTTTGTATGACAGTGATCAAACTGAGGATGAACTAGAGTCCAGTCTGCACTTCTCAGCAACACTGGATGACAGCACACATGTGGACCTGCGTTGGGTTCGCACCTTGGTGTTCCACACTCTGGAACGTCTTCATGAAAATGGCAAATGGGAAAGCCTAGCCCACTTTGCCTTAGTTTACAACTTCTACACTAGGTACACTGGACGTTTACCATATTTCAATCATTTACAAGTGCAGCTAAGATGTTGTCAAAAAGCTTTTACACAGAGACCTTCACCAAGATTCACAATCACCAAGAAATATAATTTACAGAACTTATAGCAGagattttaatttgatttccaCACAAAGTACTgctgttttaattattttaaaatgctgtATTTTGGCACATTATAACCACTTAAAAATCCAGTTTTAAATAGATGATAGTCAACAGAAACATGATCTAGCCATACATGCCCAtagttttgtatgtttgtgtcatCTCTATGCCTATCCCAGGGAACGTTATGCCTTGGTAGTAACTCCTCTACTAGTCCATGCTCAGAGAAGGCTGCTCGAAAGGATTAGTTCTTTTGGAGGACCTGCTGTTCCTCAACCACACCATGTCAAGACAAAGAAGGCCACCGGCAAGGAGGTCAGACATAGCCACGCACAATGTGAAGTATAAAAAACAAGCTAATAAAACGAACTTAAAGAAATATTGTGGGTTCTTTTTGCTATTGTGGGTGCTTTTTGCTTCAGCACCATATAGTTAGGACAAATTTGCCAAACCATTTGATTTAGCCTCATTAGAAGTGTAGTACCgggatttttttaatcaatgtcttttttttttttttacacttgtttattttttgtattgtacTGTGTGAGTATATTTATGTGGCGTtacctttttttgtatttcagatAACTTGTAGGAGCTATCCCACTTGCCAGCTTCTCACTGGATCGAACCCTCATCCTTCACAGCAACCGGCCCTTCGCAAAAAAGCAGCAGTGACAAACTCCACTCCTCGAGAGGCAGTAGACATTAAAGGTTTGAAAAGACTCCATTATGTGATGTAATATTATAATATTTCACTCAAAACAACTGTTTGTAAGcatacataaatgataatgGCTGGCCAACAATTGAAAGgatcaaaatatatattaaaaaaaaaacaggaatggTGGAGTGCTATGATACTACGGTTGGTATAAGATGTGTAAAGTGATCAAAAATTgcactttaagaaaaacatacacaaaacccaggctcagtggtagagtcgatcATTTGtcaacaggaaggtcaggggttagATCCCTAGCTTCTGCCCTGGGCAAGACATTTCTCCcaaaattgctcccgctgctttgacAGGgacgtgtgaatgtgtatgattggattaaatagaatagatgaacactttaaatattagcctctgccatcagtgtgttgATGTGGTGTGAGTGGGTgagtgtgacctgtggtgtaaaaagcgctttgagtagtcagaagactagaaaagcactataagACCTCAAGTCCTAACATGATTACAGATTGTGTTTGCATGTATACAGTTTTCATGCCTGTATGTTTGGTGTCTAAGGTGCGGAGCTGAAGCACTCCATGTCCCTCGTTTGCGTTCCCCTGGATGTAGAAGACACACTGAGCTGTTACCGTGAAGCTCTTGAGAGAagaccacattgtctccaggTCTTCCAGCATAGTCGTTCATTGGGGCTACAGCTTCTGGCTTACACACAGCCCTGTGAGTTCAGTGatgattgaatgaatgaataaattactttatttcaaaccacatgtaaaaataagatattaaaaGAAGGCAGAAGTAGTTTATTTACAACTAGTATACAAATAAGTATCCCTAGTTTATTTGCcatccaaaataaatcaataacaatcCCATTGTAGTTACAATCCTAATATCCACCAGTGTTACAAAATCAATAGAAATACACCTAAACATTTGCTCTTCAACAtacttgtcttcttttttatagtttttgctttgtttcagCTCCTCACCCAACTCCACTCCATACCCTGAAATACAGACTCTTAGTTGTactaacacattttttttaattaaattgaatGTTGCCCAgatgtgattattatttttagctTTAACCATAATTATTGCAGTCCAGATTTATAAATCACAATGCATGACTAAAAacagtgtatttttgtgttcCCTATACCCcacatttctctcttttaaatCATACTAAtggttttaagttgtttttgtaAGTGTTGCCCCAAACTTCCACACAATTCATTCATATAATTCAGATATGGTAATATAATTGatgataaacacacaaaaatgctCTTAGACTAAAAccactttaaaatgtcaatatttgcactgcttgtgtttctgtccaGGCTTTTCCACACTGTCAAAGCCCTGTCAGAGCAGAAATCTGAGCCATTCTGCAAGTCTGGTTGATTTCAGTCCTGTAGTTATGCCAGCTCCAAACATCGAACCTTGCGACCTGACAGAGGAAGACTACAGTTCTTCAAATGCTCTCTACAGGCTCCCCATCAGCCCTGACCAGATGCTGACTGTCACTGCTGCATACTCCACCTCCATAAGTAAGATAGCATAAGTTGTCTATAGGTGGGAATGCTGAGTTTGATGTGTAATAGAGAGTAGCAGCAACCCTAATGACAAGACAATAACATGGCATATCTGAATGAAGTATGTCAATGTCACCAAACTCTTATTTACTTTCCTATACCTATCCAACCGTTCTTTAGAGTATCTCCAGGCAAACGCTCATGACTCCCTCAGAGTCCTGGCACTGCATGAAATGGGAAACCTGCAGTTCTACAATGGAAACACACGGTAATTATTTCTATGGCTGTTTATGTTGTGAATTTACTTGAAATTGTACAGCAAATGTCAGTAAGTTAGGCTTTTCATGATTTACCTTCCactctttaaataaattcatttaTCCTTATATTTTATCTCCAGGGCAGCACACTCACACTGGAGGAAAGCCATAGATTGTGCCTTACAGAGCTTAGGCACTGTAGAGAAATGGGATGGTGTGTCCTTTGGGGGTGGCTCCCTGCAACAAATGATGAAACACGCTGGCATATGGGGATGTCTTCAGGCTGCTGTTCTTGCTGCAAAGATTGCACAGTAGGTTTTAGTAACATTCATGACTGATTTGAGATGCTTTTTAGCATATGTTGTGGGCTTAAAACCGGCCTGCTTCTGAGGTACCGGTAAATGTTTTGATCTTCAGGTATATCTTGACTTCTGATGTCAGCCAGAGAACCAAATGCTGTCTTCTGTCCGCCCACCTCTTCAAGGTAATACTTCCAGTGGGGTTTAATCTCTTTGCTCACACTTATATTTGCTATGTTGACAGGAGTCATGACTAACAAGTTTAactgttagtttgtttttgttcattcattttGGCATGcttatctgtgtgtttctgtgtgtttttgtcaccCACTTCCCTAGTGTGTGCTACTTTGCTCCTTAGCCCAGCCTCAGGCTGATCTCCAGTATGCCAATCACAGCATTGGAGATGAACTTCTTCCTGGAGTTGACCTATTCTCTGAGCCCCACAGGCTTCACCTTGGCACCACTGTGGCAAGCATAAACTTTATTTGCTGCTGGCTTTTCACCACAGGATACCACATCACGGTACACTCATAACCTTTGTCCAACCACATTTTTACCTTAAATTctcaacatactgtatataattCACTCAGTGTTAACTCACGTTTAATATTTCAGTTACTGCCAATACTAGCTCTATACCAACATTTTGTGGGGACTGTGTGCAGAGATGTGCAGCGCACTGTTGAGGCAAAAATACTTAAGGTCagcatttgtattgttttctataaaaaacatgtagcctactgtacatgtttttcttcatatgGTCCTGGCAGAGTTTAAAATCCCAGTTGATGTCTCATGCAGATACGTACCCTTTCTGAGCTCTGTCTGTTCACTGAAGCTGTAAAAGAATCAGTTCAACTAATACAAGGAACTGGGGTTCTTCTGCCGTATGGACAGTACATTGCCAAAAACAATCTCCAGGTatacgcatgcacgcacacatacacacaaaaacaaacgcaCACAGTATTTTCCTTTTGGCATTTCTCTCCCTTAGCCTCTGTATACTGGTAATGACACATTTGTTGCATCATGCAACACTTTTGAACTTGTGTTTCTTATATTGTACCTGAAAGCTCTCTCAGGGATATGTGTGCTACATTCCTGTGTAATTTAAACGGTATtatgtttgttctttttgctaCCTCTTCTTAGTATTCAAATGATTGTAATGTGTAATTGAACATGCCATAATTTGAATCAATGTAACATTTTGTTCCTATTGTACAGCCTGTGAAGAAATTCTACACCAACAGGTCTCTCTTGGACAATGCTGAGGTACATTATTTTATTCCATTAGATGTTCAAAGATCTTGGGGCATTTCATTAGTGTAATTCTGTCATGATTTCTAAGGTGccaaattgtgtttgttttgggtgAGTACAGTAAAAACATCATTCTCATATAGAATAATCATACAACTGTTGGGGTTTTGCAGAGCTAATTTGCGGGCAACAATTACGTTGGGTTTTATATCAGTCAAATTTGGttaattaatattattaattattaatataaatcAACAATATTATTAAACTGAGTTAATAAAAACggggcaccaccctgaaatcagggaaaataaccaaaaatcagtttaattaattaattaaaactaATATTAATTATCTGTATTTAACTAAATAGAAGGCTGAGGTTCGTATACAAGTTTTTGCACCCAGC contains the following coding sequences:
- the LOC109998237 gene encoding cilia- and flagella-associated protein 54 isoform X2, with translation MGLFDSSAAQFLGILEALWDSNKRPLETRIPDEPELQEVILELLSAGISIVSEISTGESLDVTPTSTLMDLAITGENKVPLISAVRFIKLLFQYKQPDTFAELSREMLQVLSSVEGQPFRKAELELSLLHNFNSVLSSQGNHPKGENMIDADRHKQHFQMSDEFTDLVDTLHRAVCGSALEVQPDGDLVLDAVIFLWDQVKVVFQMDQMRNPNYLEKVDNYDKWLWCLSLLFEVALFCDLAAVDCIMMAEMIHTLAIQLESAAEHSGQNKSQAACESHVDGLKQRTLSFCESSSTELLKKVCDVVVRGLEALAKGVVTLLPQDCSAVIDSAFMQKFSPKPPSTPSPSFLTSSEEVNKEDESTMETDDVEVTGESYTKVHQHTQSTRVYLLIKDLHHELNIIYHRAFLKLLRQNAVVECEHLDWIKKNKVAKALFLIQKALVVYNNMEPDNSSKTKSLLEEAATMIDKAGLEERKLYLSTTLKTSAENKEKGMMGEEESSPPPPVLLARTDRSLTFAPAPYKLEGQVFWYQLYGRAADSINRKVRLGDGSLPGTGNMIPAVSGECVLKVEGLEPNQKYVFAVAAYNRQGKLLGNTIGATTFPLMASMPIPLLSSLAHLAQVAFQTEQYAIAKRACMELWSHFTYLDPESHSSQDRLAATGLCVQTLHCSSPQLVQLFLMSIFIETEINIQQGSLYSESLSHNGPFIWEKEARLAECERMLVATDVALWLNDGDAAVQAVVGCYGLLAPLIFHQIKCNHVVEVLKKCLIVLEENSGVLKHKRTGNTAESFMRMIACITYYLSKTYRVLQDPQMATVMMDCGRRLLQEVYDSQMQNTRFTNEAVGMRNTGKSKTHGRTINGDRISFQLKALHLKSKESTSPEAAVSADNEMSCPMSSSEDPTILYDLISNSPLKDAYQELMKLKRKAYFTEFAAILLQRTMEEGNPDLVLKWGQNILEFLSRRDKVLGLSKKYLEGNSQSNKRGSAQAAKGNESPQQNKITTSHTDPKNKLKQKIPKDIVQRIRTNREMQIVENLLTMMSSVVKRSKKQLQLRSMCCEERVWRAHLNYCLAQAHLALLYQSLDKLHGEALQHRYSYLNPLSFSLAYSGVLMPRNSQQQQSPKHEDVSEKDPSHSVLRHYVAVHKDKSKDKVRVDGSITEESCEDGEDSSFTVEQQIDINRLAATLLLDSLNKTALHLQRSMVLAHRGSHWTYLQYVCQSVWDQSCRISDLMQKAAQLEPPSTVTADQLNTTFTPLLVLSTDLIIDMLNRLGLWSLYDSDQTEDELESSLHFSATLDDSTHVDLRWVRTLVFHTLERLHENGKWESLAHFALVYNFYTRERYALVVTPLLVHAQRRLLERISSFGGPAVPQPHHVKTKKATGKEITCRSYPTCQLLTGSNPHPSQQPALRKKAAVTNSTPREAVDIKGAELKHSMSLVCVPLDVEDTLSCYREALERRPHCLQVFQHSRSLGLQLLAYTQPCFSTLSKPCQSRNLSHSASLVDFSPVVMPAPNIEPCDLTEEDYSSSNALYRLPISPDQMLTVTAAYSTSIKYLQANAHDSLRVLALHEMGNLQFYNGNTRAAHSHWRKAIDCALQSLGTVEKWDGVSFGGGSLQQMMKHAGIWGCLQAAVLAAKIAQYILTSDVSQRTKCCLLSAHLFKCVLLCSLAQPQADLQYANHSIGDELLPGVDLFSEPHRLHLGTTVASINFICCWLFTTGYHITLLPILALYQHFVGTVCRDVQRTVEAKILKIRTLSELCLFTEAVKESVQLIQGTGVLLPYGQYIAKNNLQPVKKFYTNRSLLDNAEALEELLNTELAPEVCKVYGSTLSLRSKLARIQLVLALSNTVHGPPVPGEACGNWRSENTKQSEEVKQEITLEIQKEKLSLEGIKFLLLEGASSLLHSVEQQLPPQCCSKMEKLELKIEINLLKANLYLQQGHSALSSVMSVSSLMLLQKAPVIVNGSLPGSQQPISEHQNAKTGSKQGAQDCRMPVYPEGDCPRAVEASERIGVPLWLLCRLALVRSLAAHNPDTRSLLPGKNINEEIAQTLQECLRECERWGDLDIQAVLMVEGANLEAQRGRTDESMALLQEAVSLLSGRSCMPPKSSVTLARATLLLSNLRGMHSTTLLQLTQKLLKKQLCIFGENVVLEGGKICFSPPGPINIYLPYLNLLDQATLQIGNIDNLGAMETPLAAQSLQSHCSSKNEKECQDPIPALSNLSISGPISPQCSDS